From the candidate division KSB1 bacterium genome, the window CGTGTCCCCTGAGGAGTGCGATTTCTCGGTGCTCGTGGAGCCTGAAGAGATCGCGCTGGTGCGGCGGCTGCATAGCTTCCCAGGCGAGGTGAAGGCTGCAGCTCTGACGTACAACCCCGCACGACTCGCCACCTACCTGTGGGAGTTGGCAAAGGCGTTCAGTCGCTTCTATCACGAGCATTCCGTGCTGCACGCCCAGGAGGAGAGGCTCCGGCAGGCACGGCTGGTTCTGGCCAAAGCAACGAGCATCGTGCTGCGCCGTGGTTTGGCCCTGCTGGGCATCGATGTGCCAGAAAGGATGTGAGCGGGAACTGGAAGGGAGGATGAGTAGATGAGCCTTTTGGTCGTCGGTTCGGTGGCATACGACACGGTGGAGACCCCGTTTGGCAAGGTGGACGAGGCCTTGGGTGGGTCGGCCATCTACTTTAGCGCCGCAGCGAGCTTCTTCGTCCCTGTACGCCTTGTGGCGGTGGTGGGCGAGGATTTTGACCGCAGCCAACTGCGATTCCTCGAGAAACGGAACGTGGATCTCACTGGCTTGACCACCGAGTCTGGTCTCACTTTCCGTTGGGCCGGCCGGTACGACTATGACCTCAACGCGCGGGAGACCCTGTATACCCACCTCAATGTGTTTGAGAACTTTGTGCCCAGACTTCCTGAGAGCTACCGAGACAGTGAATACATTTTTCTTGCCAACATCATGCCGCAGCTGCAGATGCGCGTGCTGGAGCAGGTGGACAGGCCCAAGCTCGTGGTATTGGATACCATGAACTACTGGATCGAGAACACGCCTGCCGAGCTCCAGCAGACCCTGAAGAAGGTGGACGTGCTCATCATCAACGATGCCGAGGCACGGCAGCTGTCGCAGGAGGCCAACTTGTTCCGCGCGGCCCGCTCACTGCTGGACCAGGGGCCGCACACGGTGGTGATCAAGAAGGGTGAGCACGGCGCACTCATGGTCACCCGCCAGGGCTGCTTCTGGGCCCCCGCCTACCCGTTGGAGACCCTCTGTGACCCCACCGGGGCCGGGGATACTTTTGCCGGGGGTTTTGTCGGCTACCTGGCCTACACGGGTGATTTGTCCGAGCAAAACCTTCGCCGTGCCGTCGTCTATGGTAGCGTACTGGCCTCATTTTGTGTGGAGCGCTTC encodes:
- a CDS encoding PfkB family carbohydrate kinase, giving the protein MSLLVVGSVAYDTVETPFGKVDEALGGSAIYFSAAASFFVPVRLVAVVGEDFDRSQLRFLEKRNVDLTGLTTESGLTFRWAGRYDYDLNARETLYTHLNVFENFVPRLPESYRDSEYIFLANIMPQLQMRVLEQVDRPKLVVLDTMNYWIENTPAELQQTLKKVDVLIINDAEARQLSQEANLFRAARSLLDQGPHTVVIKKGEHGALMVTRQGCFWAPAYPLETLCDPTGAGDTFAGGFVGYLAYTGDLSEQNLRRAVVYGSVLASFCVERFSVDRLRDLKPEEIQERFNAFLDLTRVDHGSTLQCR